The following coding sequences lie in one Apium graveolens cultivar Ventura chromosome 1, ASM990537v1, whole genome shotgun sequence genomic window:
- the LOC141673835 gene encoding uncharacterized protein LOC141673835 has product MTKTLSMIKILVHFIFMLVPCLSCPAHHKQSLLHFKSSLLNLYNTSNSSYFGLESWNSTSDCCTWYRVVCSSHPRNIIALHLDDIPVSNYYEYNPDILYEIYMNSRILDPIYGIESLMLLNISNNFIEGEISGKGLANLTKLVHLDMRFNNFNGSIPPQLFQLKFLQFLDISFNGFQGETVGNASADLTKLVHLDMSSNGFNCSIPAQLYHMRFLEFLDLSGNSFVGGLSSEIGKLGNLITLKLNDNSLNGSIPVQIGNLTKLRHFSISQNKVSGPIPDSVLQLKALEILDLRDNYLQMPIPSEIGALSNISTLVLSENSFTGVIPPSIRNLSKLETLHLQDNMLSGEIPTWLFGIESLKNLYLGGNTLVWNKNVKIVPKCNLSQLSLKSCKISADIPEWISTQKNLDILELSDNELTGRFPLWLAEMEVGKILLSRNKLTGSIPSLLFQSPSLSILALSRNNFSGELPGNIGDAKNINILLLSRNNFLGSIPKSIGNIPRLLLLDLSRNRFSGNSLPVYDPDCALFYVDLSSNELTGDVPVSFSAATVILALGKNQFSGNLPRNLTNLKNLEYLDLHDNNISGDFPEFISQISTLQVLSLRNNSLHGSLPSNSFSNQSSLRIFDLSSNNLVGSIPSELGNLVGMTGTGASYLISKGIDYIEVNWIEAKIILFNNMVTFTIEMNDLTVNWKNAIRGLSSHSRHIYCLLDLSNNKLSGDIPASLGNLKGMKLLNISNNGLSGYIPQSFGDLVSIETLDLSNNNISGTIPQSFRKLNQLSVLDVSNNKLSGEIPRSTQLDTMNDLSFANNSGLCGKFISVKCPEDEPTTDDAKEEEDGEQEQWFLWTGVWIGFPLGFISSVLTAFVSGYFVQPKGPKRKYHSVHYRHQ; this is encoded by the coding sequence ATGACTAAAACACTCAGCATGATCAAAATACTGGTGCACTTCATTTTCATGCTGGTGCCATGCTTATCTTGTCCTGCTCATCACAAACAATCCCTTCTCCACTTCAAATCCTCCTTACTCAATCTTTACAATACCTCAAACTCATCCTATTTTGGCTTGGAGTCATGGAACTCCACTTCTGATTGTTGTACTTGGTACAGAGTTGTTTGCAGTTCTCATCCGCGTAACATAATAGCTCTACACCTTGACGATATCCCTGTTTCAAACTACTATGAATATAACCCTGATATACTCTACGAGATTTATATGAATTCAAGAATCTTAGACCCCATTTATGGCATTGAATCCTTGATGCTACTAAACATCTCCAATAATTTTATAGAAGGGGAAATTTCGGGCAAAGGGTTGGCTAACCTCACCAAACTAGTTCACCTTGACATGCGTTTTAATAACTTTAATGGCTCAATTCCACCACAACTTTTTCAGTTGAAATTTTTGCAGTTTCTTGATATTTCCTTTAATGGTTTTCAAGGAGAAACTGTAGGCAATGCCTCTGCTGATCTCACCAAATTAGTTCACCTTGACATGAGTTCGAATGGCTTTAATTGCTCAATTCCTGCACAGCTTTACCACATGAGGTTTTTGGAGTTTCTTGATTTAAGTGGTAATTCTTTTGTAGGTGGGTTGAGTAGTGAAATTGGAAAGCTTGGGaatctgataacattaaagtTGAATGACAATTCTCTTAATGGAAGCATTCCTGTTCAGATTGGAAATCTGACAAAGCTGAGACATTTTTCTATCAGCCAGAACAAAGTTTCCGGTCCCATTCCAGATTCAGTTCTTCAATTGAAGGCGTTGGAAATATTGGATTTGAGGGATAATTATCTCCAAATGCCGATTCCGAGTGAGATTGGAGCCTTGTCCAACATTTCCACTTTGGTATTGAGTGAAAACAGTTTCACAGGTGTAATTCCACCATCAATACGAAACTTGAGCAAATTAGAAACATTGCACCTGCAAGATAATATGCTTTCCGGAGAAATCCCCACTTGGTTATTTGGCATTGAGAGTCTCAAGAATTTGTATCTTGGAGGAAACACATTGGTTTGGAATAAAAATGTCAAAATAGTTCCCAAGTGTAATCTTTCTCAATTGTCTCTCAAATCATGTAAAATTTCTgcagacattccagaatggaTCTCCACTCAAAAGAATCTTGATATTCTGGAACTAAGTGATAATGAGCTCACAGGAAGATTCCCACTCTGGCTTGCTGAAATGGAAGTTGGAAAAATACTATTGTCACGTAACAAGCTTACTGGTTCAATACCATCTCTCCTTTTTCAGTCTCCAAGTTTATCAATATTAGCTCTTTCAAGAAACAACTTTTCAGGGGAGTTGCCTGGAAATATAGGGGATGCTAAAAACATCAACATACTTCTGCTTTCTAGAAACAATTTCTTGGGGTCCATCCCAAAGTCCATTGGAAATATCCCTCGGCTATTGCTATTGGACTTGTCAAGAAACAGGTTCTCTGGAAATTCACTCCCAGTTTATGATCCTGATTGCGCACTATTTTATGTTGATCTATCTTCCAATGAATTAACGGGTGACGTCCCTGTGTCATTTTCTGCAGCAACTGTTATTCTTGCATTAGGGAAAAATCAGTTCTCAGGCAACTTGCCTAGGAACCTAACAAATTTGAAAAACCTTGAATATCTTGATCTCCATGACAACAATATTAGTGGTGATTTCCCCGAATTTATTTCGCAAATTTCCACCCTTCAAGTCCTGAGTCTACGCAACAACTCTCTACATGGCTCGCTGCCATCCAACTCATTCTCCAACCAAAGTAGCCTCCGAATATTTGATCTCTCAAGTAACAATCTTGTTGGAAGCATCCCTTCAGAATTGGGAAATCTAGTGGGAATGACTGGAACCGGTGCTAGTTATTTAATTAGCAAAGGTATCGATTATATAGAGGTGAACTGGATCGAGGCTAAGATTATATTATTCAATAATATGGTCACCTTTACAATCGAGATGAATGACCTAACAGTGAACTGGAAGAATGCTATACGAGGTCTCTCAAGTCATAGCCGACATATCTATTGTTTGCTGGACTTGTCAAACAATAAACTGTCAGGTGATATTCCAGCATCATTAGGAAATCTCAAGGGAATGAAGCTGCTCAACATCTCCAACAATGGACTCTCTGGATATATACCACAGAGTTTTGGGGATCTAGTGAGTATAGAGACATTGGACCTATCTAACAACAATATCTCTGGTACAATTCCGCAATCATTTAGGAAGCTAAATCAGCTCTCTGTGCTAGACGTGAGTAACAACAAGCTAAGTGGTGAAATCCCACGGAGTACACAACTCGATACTATGAATGATCTGAGCTTTGCTAACAACAGTGGATTATGTGGGAAGTTTATCAGCGTCAAGTGTCCAGAAGATGAGCCGACAACAGATGATGCAAAAGAAGAAGAGGATGGTGAACAAGAGCAATGGTTCTTATGGACAGGAGTGTGGATTGGATTTCCACTTGGCTTCATTTCATCAGTTCTGACAGCATTTGTGAGTGGGTACTTTGTTCAGCCTAAAGGCCCAAAACGGAAGTACCACTCAGTTCACTACAGGCACCAATGA
- the LOC141673842 gene encoding uncharacterized protein LOC141673842, translating to MAKPPSLIKILVPFIFMIIPCLSCPAHQKQSLLLFKSSLLNFYNTPNSSLIGLKSNSELTGLESWDSFSDCCNWNRVVCSLHSRELTALHLDNLYIPTVNILQPIYGIRSLLLLDISTTYVQGEISGKGLANLTRLVHLDMSYNNIDGLVPEQLFHLRFLEYLNISHNNLRGKISGKGLANLTRLVHLDLSQNSFYGGLSNEVGKLGNLRSLKLHKNLFDGNIPEQIGNLAKLEQFSISDNIFSGRIPVSIGNLKGLETLDLRNNIVTMQIPSEIGRLSNISTLALSNNRFTGIIPPSIRYLSKLETLHLEDNVLSGEIPSWLLDMESLKNLYLGGNKLIWNNSVKIVPKCKLSQLSLRSCKISGDIPEWIATQKDLNILQLSDNQLTGKFPLWLAEMKIGSLLLSHNKLTGSIPSRLFQSPSLSVLDLSKNNFSGDLPVNIGAATKIKVLMLSGNNFSGAIPKSIADIPRLILLDLSRNRLSGKTFPVFYPNCSLSYVDLSSNDLSGDIPVSFCPETTTILALGNNKFSGKLPRNLTNMIQLEYLDLHDNNITGNFPEFLSLISSLQVLNLRNNYLHGSLPSNSFSSLRILDLSSNNLVGSIPLEWGNLMGMTGIDASYLYSMSIDHEMILSWIDPTITSVTGMFTFTMEINDLMVNWKNSIQGLSSHNRHFYSLLDLSNNKLSGDIPASLGNLKGLKLLNISNNRLSGYIPQSFGDLESIETMDLSNNNISGSIPQSFGKLKQLTVLDVSNNKLSGKIPRGGQMDTMNDPSYFSNNSGLCGMFIRVKCSEDDMTPEAEEEGDDGGEHEPWFLWAGVWIGFPLGFISFVLTAFVSGYFVIPVSKYHSIQYRHR from the coding sequence ATGGCCAAGCCACCAAGCCTGATAAAAATACTCGTGCCTTTCATTTTCATGATCATTCCATGCTTATCCTGTCCTGCTCATCAAAAACAATCCCTTCTTCTCTTCAAATCCTCATTGCTCAATTTCTACAACACCCCAAATTCATCGCTCATAGGCTTGAAGTCGAATTCAGAGCTTACAGGCTTGGAGTCATGGGATTCGTTTTCTGATTGTTGTAATTGGAATAGAGTAGTTTGCAGTTTGCATTCGCGTGAATTAACAGCTCTGCACTTAGACAATCTCTACATTCCTACCGTAAATATCTTGCAGCCCATTTATGGTATCAGATCCTTATTATTACTTGATATTTCCACTACTTATGTACAAGGAGAAATTTCGGGCAAAGGGTTGGCTAATCTCACCAGACTAGTTCATCTTGACATGAGTTACAATAACATTGATGGCTTAGTTCCGGAGCAACTTTTCCACTTGAGGTTTCTGGAATATCTTAATATCTCCCATAATAATTTACGAGGGAAAATTTCGGGCAAAGGATTGGCTAATCTCACCAGACTAGTTCACCTTGATTTGAGTCAAAACAGTTTTTATGGAGGTTTAAGCAATGAAGTTGGCAAGCTTGGAAATTTGAGGTCATTGAAGTTGCATAAGAACCTTTTTGATGGAAATATTCCTGAGCAGATTGGGAATCTTGCAAAGCTGGAGCAGTTTTCAATCAGCGACAACATATTTTCGGGCAGGATTCCAGTTTCAATTGGTAATTTGAAGGGATTGGAAACATTAGATTTGAGGAATAATATTGTAACGATGCAGATCCCAAGTGAGATTGGAAGGTTATCTAACATTTCTACTCTGGCATTGAGCAATAACAGATTCACAGgcattataccaccatcaataCGATACTTGAGCAAACTGGAAACACTTCACCTGGAGGATAATGTGCTTTCTGGAGAAATTCCCTCCTGGTTATTAGACATGGAGAGTCTCAAGAATTTGTATCTTGGAGGAAACAAATTAATTTGGAATAACAGTGTAAAAATAGTTCCCAAGTGTAAGCTTTCTCAACTTTCTCTCAGATCATGTAAAATTTCTGGAGACATTCCGGAATGGATTGCCACACAAAAAGATCTTAACATTCTCCAGTTAAGCGACAATCAGCTCACAGGAAAATTCCCACTTTGGCTTGCTGAAATGAAAATTGGAAGTTTACTGCTGTCACATAACAAGCTAACTGGTTCAATACCGTCTCGCCTTTTTCAATCTCCAAGTTTGTCGGTTTTGGATCTTTCAAAGAATAATTTCTCAGGGGATTTGCCAGTAAATATAGGCGCTGCTACTAAAATCAAGGTACTTATGCTTTCTGGAAACAATTTTTCGGGGGCCATCCCTAAATCTATAGCAGATATCCCTCGACTAATCCTACTTGACTTGTCAAGAAATAGATTATCTGGCAAAACATTCCCAGTTTTCTATCCAAATTGCTCGCTGTCTTATGTTGATCTCTCCTCTAATGACCTATCAGGTGACATTCCCGTGTCATTTTGCCCAGAAACTACTACTATTCTTGCACTGGGGAACAATAAGTTCTCTGGCAAGTTGCCCAGGAACCTAACAAATATGATTCAGCTTGAATATCTTGATCTCCATGATAACAACATAACAGGTAATTTTCCTGAATTTCTTTCCCTAATATCATCCCTTCAAGTTCTAAATCTACGTAACAACTATTTACACGGCTCCCTACCATCCAACTCATTCTCCAGCCTAAGAATTCTTGATCTCTCAAGCAACAATCTTGTTGGGAGTATCCCTTTGGAGTGGGGAAATCTAATGGGAATGACCGGAATCGATGCTAGTTATTTATATAGCATGAGTATTGATCACGAAATGATCTTGAGTTGGATTGATCCTACGATTACGTCAGTTACCGGTATGTTCACCTTTACAATGGAGATCAATGACCtaatggtgaattggaagaattcTATACAAGGTCTCTCGAGTCATAACCGACATTTCTATTCTTTACTGGACTTGTCAAACAATAAGCTGTCAGGTGATATTCCAGCTTCATTAGGAAATCTCAAGGGACTGAAGCTACTCAATATCTCTAACAATAGACTCTCGGGTTATATACCACAGAGTTTTGGCGATCTAGAGAGTATAGAGACAATGGACCTATCTAACAACAATATCTCGGGTTCAATTCCACAATCCTTTGGGAAGCTAAAACAACTCACTGTATTAGATGTGAGCAACAATAAGCTAAGTGGTAAAATCCCCCGAGGCGGACAAATGGACACAATGAATGATCCGAGTTATTTCAGTAACAACAGTGGATTATGTGGGATGTTTATCAGGGTGAAATGTTCAGAAGATGACATGACACCGGAAGCAGAAGAAGAGGGAGATGACGGTGGTGAACACGAGCCATGGTTCTTGTGGGCAGGAGTGTGGATCGGATTCCCGCTTGGCTTCATTTCATTCGTATTGACGGCATTTGTTAGTGGATATTTTGTTATACCAGTGTCCAAGTACCACTCCATCCAGTATAGGCACAGATGA